In one Janibacter cremeus genomic region, the following are encoded:
- a CDS encoding TetR/AcrR family transcriptional regulator, with translation MSVKEHSGLSPRMQRILEAATRVVAARGMRGLTHRAVDAEAGLPQGSTSGYLRTRMALVTALTEFIAAGLIDSVEVLAGQQQAGEDDEAVIENALDVFAGWLREPDALIAKAELAREVAREPEIAAAMEPARARIEGIVGRILTLAEVDDVPTAAQAIIAAMEGVLDAALLRPEAEREAFVRDIGRRIITAFIPQG, from the coding sequence ATGAGCGTGAAGGAGCACTCCGGCCTGTCGCCGAGGATGCAGCGCATCCTCGAGGCCGCGACGCGGGTCGTGGCCGCTCGGGGCATGCGCGGTCTGACGCACCGCGCCGTCGACGCCGAGGCAGGGCTGCCCCAGGGAAGCACCTCGGGCTACCTGCGCACCCGCATGGCCCTCGTGACCGCACTGACGGAGTTCATCGCGGCCGGCCTCATCGACAGCGTCGAGGTCCTGGCCGGTCAGCAGCAGGCGGGGGAGGACGACGAGGCGGTCATCGAGAACGCCCTGGACGTCTTCGCCGGCTGGTTGCGCGAGCCGGATGCCCTGATCGCCAAGGCCGAGCTCGCCCGGGAGGTGGCCCGCGAGCCGGAGATCGCCGCGGCGATGGAGCCGGCCCGGGCGCGCATCGAGGGGATCGTCGGCCGGATCCTCACCCTCGCCGAGGTCGACGACGTCCCGACGGCGGCGCAGGCGATCATCGCCGCGATGGAGGGCGTGCTCGATGCCGCGCTCCTGCGGCCGGAGGCCGAGCGCGAGGCCTTCGTGCGCGACATCGGCCGCCGCATCATCACCGCCTTCATCCCGCAGGGGTGA
- a CDS encoding CPBP family intramembrane glutamic endopeptidase, whose protein sequence is MLAATERAEPFGPGGQLSPRTALTESVLVLGVSLGASALWSALSLVRKFTEQESLSGQVTAMNQSVTPDRPWLDLTHQLVGIGLALVPVVLALHLLARQHPHPARLIGLDRRAPLRDLGQGLALAAVIGIPGLGLYLAARALDLNTTVAAADLTTVWWTIPVLVLAAGQNAVLEEVIMLGYLFTRWREAGWSPVTIVVVSALVRGSYHLYQGLGGFVGNIAMGLLLGAVYLRVRRTAPMIIAHWVIDIVAFVGYALLVTRVDWLG, encoded by the coding sequence ATGCTGGCAGCCACCGAGCGCGCGGAGCCCTTCGGGCCCGGCGGGCAGCTCTCCCCCCGAACCGCGCTGACCGAGTCCGTGCTGGTCCTCGGGGTCTCCCTCGGGGCCTCGGCCCTGTGGTCGGCGCTGTCGCTGGTCCGCAAGTTCACCGAGCAGGAGTCACTGTCCGGCCAGGTGACCGCGATGAACCAGTCGGTCACCCCGGACCGCCCCTGGCTCGACCTGACCCACCAGCTGGTCGGGATCGGTCTCGCGCTGGTCCCCGTCGTCCTGGCCCTGCACCTGCTCGCCCGCCAGCACCCCCACCCCGCCCGACTCATCGGGCTCGACCGCCGCGCCCCCCTGCGCGACCTCGGCCAGGGCCTCGCGCTCGCCGCCGTGATCGGCATCCCCGGGCTGGGCCTCTACCTCGCCGCCCGCGCCCTCGACCTGAACACCACGGTCGCCGCGGCCGACCTGACGACCGTGTGGTGGACCATCCCCGTGCTCGTCCTCGCCGCCGGCCAGAACGCCGTGCTCGAGGAGGTCATCATGCTCGGCTACCTCTTCACCCGGTGGCGCGAGGCCGGCTGGTCGCCCGTCACCATCGTCGTCGTCAGCGCCCTCGTTCGGGGCAGCTACCACCTCTACCAGGGGCTGGGCGGCTTCGTCGGGAACATCGCCATGGGCCTGCTGCTGGGCGCCGTCTACCTCAGGGTCCGCCGCACCGCGCCGATGATCATCGCCCACTGGGTCATCGACATCGTCGCCTTCGTCGGTTATGCGCTGCTCGTCACCCGTGTCGACTGGCTGGGCTGA
- a CDS encoding succinate dehydrogenase/fumarate reductase iron-sulfur subunit, producing the protein MELTLKIWRQAGPTAKGEFATYEVKDISPDMSFLEMLDVLNERLITEGTEPIAFDSDCREGICGMCGLMISGEAHGPERTTTCQLHMRSFSSGETVTIEPWRANAFPVIRDLVVDRTSFDRIIQAGGYVSVNTGAAPEAHSVPVPKEDADRAFDSAKCIGCGACVAACPNASAMLFLGAKVTHLGELPQGQPERDSRVVKMLDEHDLQGFGGCTNIGECSNACPKEIPLDVISTLNADLRKAASRSR; encoded by the coding sequence ATGGAACTGACCCTGAAGATCTGGCGACAGGCCGGACCCACCGCCAAGGGCGAATTCGCCACCTACGAGGTCAAGGACATCTCCCCGGACATGTCCTTCCTCGAGATGCTCGATGTCCTCAACGAGCGACTCATCACCGAGGGCACCGAGCCGATCGCCTTCGACAGCGACTGCCGCGAGGGCATCTGCGGCATGTGCGGGCTGATGATCTCCGGCGAGGCCCACGGGCCCGAGCGGACGACCACCTGCCAGCTGCACATGCGCTCGTTCAGCAGCGGCGAGACGGTCACGATCGAGCCGTGGCGGGCCAACGCCTTCCCGGTCATCCGTGACCTGGTGGTCGACCGCACGTCGTTCGACCGGATCATCCAGGCCGGCGGCTACGTCTCGGTCAACACCGGTGCGGCCCCCGAGGCGCACTCGGTGCCCGTGCCGAAGGAGGACGCCGACCGCGCCTTCGACTCCGCCAAGTGCATCGGCTGCGGCGCCTGCGTCGCGGCGTGCCCGAACGCCTCGGCCATGCTCTTCCTCGGCGCCAAGGTCACCCACCTGGGTGAGCTGCCGCAAGGCCAGCCGGAGCGTGACTCGCGCGTCGTCAAGATGCTCGACGAGCACGACCTCCAGGGCTTCGGCGGGTGCACCAACATCGGTGAGTGCTCGAACGCCTGCCCGAAGGAGATCCCGCTGGACGTCATCAGCACGCTCAACGCGGACCTGCGCAAGGCGGCCAGCAGGAGCCGCTGA
- a CDS encoding fumarate reductase/succinate dehydrogenase flavoprotein subunit yields the protein MTDTLSEYFTVGDPIADTKAPDVPIEQMWTKHQFDSALVNPNNRRKLDVIIVGTGLAGASAAATMGEAGYNVKSFFYQDSARRAHSIAAQGGINAAKNYNDDGDSTYRLFYDTVKGGDYRSRETNVYRLAEVSANIIDQAVAQGVPFAREYGGLLDNRSFGGVQVARTFYAAGQTGQQLLIGAYQAMERQVAKGTVTEYSRHEMLEVIIVDDVARGIIARDMVTGEIETHLADVVVLASGGYGNVFFLSTNAMGCNVTAAWRAHRKGAHFANPCYTQIHPTCIPVSGDHQSKLTLMSESLRNDGRIWVPKNAEDCEKDPRDIPEEDRDYYLERIYPAFGNLVPRDIASRQAKNMCDEGRGVGPKVGDFRRGVYLDFASAIERLGRPAIEAKYGNLFDMYSRITGEDPYQVPMRIYPAVHYTMGGLWVDYDLQTSVKGLYAIGEANFSDHGANRLGASSLMQCLADGYFVLPNTVRDYLAKPQARITEDHPAVVAAKNSVTERIDALLSINGERTVDSFHRELGNIMWEYCGMERTDEGLRKAIDLIRSLKDEFWRNVRVLGAADTLNQSLEKAGRVADFFELGELMCIDALHRRESCGGHFRAESVTEDGEALRHDDEFAYVAAWGFGGEDGAPVLHKEDLNYKFIELKQRSYK from the coding sequence ATGACTGACACGCTCAGCGAGTACTTCACCGTGGGCGACCCGATCGCCGACACGAAGGCGCCGGACGTCCCCATCGAGCAGATGTGGACCAAGCACCAGTTCGACAGCGCCCTGGTCAACCCGAACAACCGCCGCAAGCTCGACGTGATCATCGTCGGCACCGGTCTGGCGGGGGCCTCTGCGGCCGCGACGATGGGAGAGGCCGGCTACAACGTCAAGAGCTTCTTCTACCAGGACAGCGCCCGGCGCGCGCACTCGATCGCCGCGCAAGGTGGCATCAATGCCGCGAAGAACTACAACGACGATGGTGACTCGACGTACCGCCTCTTCTACGACACGGTCAAGGGCGGCGACTACCGCAGCCGCGAGACCAACGTCTACCGCCTGGCCGAGGTCAGTGCGAACATCATCGACCAGGCCGTGGCCCAGGGCGTGCCCTTCGCCCGCGAGTACGGCGGTCTGCTGGACAACCGGTCCTTCGGTGGCGTCCAGGTCGCGCGCACCTTCTACGCCGCCGGCCAGACCGGTCAGCAGCTGCTCATCGGTGCCTACCAGGCCATGGAGCGCCAGGTCGCCAAGGGCACGGTGACGGAGTACAGCCGCCACGAGATGCTCGAGGTGATCATCGTCGACGACGTCGCTCGCGGGATCATCGCGCGTGACATGGTCACCGGCGAGATCGAGACGCACCTGGCCGACGTCGTCGTCCTGGCCAGCGGCGGCTACGGCAACGTCTTCTTCCTCTCGACCAACGCGATGGGCTGCAACGTCACGGCGGCCTGGCGCGCCCACCGCAAGGGCGCCCACTTCGCCAACCCGTGCTACACGCAGATCCACCCGACGTGCATCCCCGTCAGCGGCGACCACCAGTCGAAGCTGACCCTGATGTCGGAGTCGCTGCGCAACGACGGCCGGATCTGGGTGCCGAAGAACGCCGAGGACTGCGAGAAGGACCCGCGCGACATCCCGGAGGAGGACCGCGACTACTACCTGGAGCGGATCTACCCCGCCTTCGGCAACCTCGTGCCGCGTGACATCGCTTCCCGGCAGGCGAAGAACATGTGCGACGAGGGCCGCGGCGTCGGCCCCAAGGTCGGCGACTTCCGTCGCGGCGTCTACCTCGACTTCGCCTCGGCGATCGAGCGCCTGGGCCGCCCGGCGATCGAGGCCAAGTACGGCAACCTCTTCGACATGTACAGCCGGATCACCGGTGAGGACCCCTACCAGGTGCCGATGCGCATCTACCCGGCCGTGCACTACACGATGGGTGGCCTGTGGGTCGACTACGACCTGCAGACGTCCGTGAAGGGGCTGTACGCCATCGGGGAGGCCAACTTCTCCGACCACGGGGCCAACCGTCTCGGCGCGTCCTCGCTGATGCAGTGCCTGGCGGACGGGTACTTCGTCCTGCCGAACACCGTCCGCGACTACCTGGCCAAGCCCCAGGCCAGGATCACCGAGGACCACCCCGCGGTCGTCGCGGCGAAGAACTCGGTGACCGAGCGCATCGATGCGCTGCTCTCCATCAACGGCGAGCGCACCGTCGACTCCTTCCACCGCGAGCTCGGCAACATCATGTGGGAGTACTGCGGCATGGAGCGCACGGACGAGGGTCTGCGCAAGGCCATCGACCTCATCCGCTCCCTCAAGGACGAGTTCTGGCGCAATGTCCGCGTCTTGGGCGCCGCCGACACCCTCAACCAGAGTCTGGAGAAGGCCGGCCGTGTCGCCGACTTCTTCGAGCTGGGCGAGCTGATGTGCATCGACGCACTGCACCGTCGCGAGTCCTGCGGCGGGCACTTCCGGGCCGAGTCGGTGACGGAGGACGGTGAGGCGCTGCGTCACGACGACGAGTTCGCCTACGTCGCGGCCTGGGGCTTCGGCGGAGAGGACGGCGCCCCCGTCCTGCACAAGGAAGACCTGAACTACAAGTTCATCGAGCTGAAGCAGCGGAGCTACAAGTGA
- a CDS encoding succinate dehydrogenase cytochrome b subunit — MATTTLPAKKKGVTSSTIGLKFLMAGSGVIFLLYVLLHMYGNLMALGGQETFDTYAHHLRTFGEPMLPYSGMLWIVRVLLIASIIAHVYAGMKLWAMAGSARPQKYAVKKNLGSTLSSRTMRWGGLAILIFVIWHLIHFTLVKPAINDSVSAAAVEESPFVMVQASFELWWMVLIYTLAMIALGMHLYHGVWSASQTMGLTSTAASRKRAKTLGAIVGIVIVVGFLIPPFAIFFNLIA; from the coding sequence GTGGCTACTACGACTCTCCCCGCGAAGAAGAAGGGGGTGACGTCGTCCACCATCGGGCTCAAGTTCCTCATGGCGGGCTCCGGCGTCATCTTCCTCCTGTACGTGCTCCTGCACATGTACGGCAACCTCATGGCACTGGGTGGCCAGGAGACGTTCGACACGTACGCACACCATCTGCGCACGTTCGGGGAGCCGATGCTCCCGTACAGCGGGATGCTGTGGATCGTGCGCGTCCTGCTGATCGCGTCGATCATCGCGCACGTCTACGCCGGGATGAAGCTGTGGGCCATGGCCGGGTCCGCCCGTCCGCAGAAGTACGCGGTGAAGAAGAACCTCGGCTCCACCCTCTCCTCCCGCACGATGCGCTGGGGCGGGCTGGCCATCCTGATCTTCGTCATCTGGCACCTGATTCACTTCACGCTCGTCAAGCCGGCCATCAACGACTCGGTCTCCGCTGCGGCAGTCGAGGAGTCCCCCTTCGTGATGGTCCAGGCGAGCTTCGAGCTGTGGTGGATGGTCCTCATCTACACGCTGGCCATGATCGCCCTGGGCATGCACCTGTACCACGGCGTCTGGAGCGCGTCCCAGACGATGGGCCTGACGAGCACCGCAGCCTCGCGCAAGCGGGCCAAGACGCTCGGGGCGATCGTGGGGATCGTCATCGTCGTCGGCTTCCTCATCCCGCCGTTCGCGATCTTCTTCAACCTCATCGCCTGA
- a CDS encoding DUF998 domain-containing protein: protein MGGRQVAAGLLGASVLALLLAPTGLPDDYSWNAHTLSEAAAQGVPGAWVARVGLALLGAGVLVLAGWADRWGPGGRVLHGLFGGCLVASAVLPTRSWVKTAAFDPTLDTLHSIAATVMGFAFAFGVVTVAVAQRRRRALDVASVAASVLLPLGMMVVPELAGLLQRAMFGTAYLWFGSELVSRPPESPP from the coding sequence GTGGGCGGTCGCCAGGTCGCCGCAGGCCTGCTGGGCGCGTCGGTCCTCGCTCTGCTCCTGGCCCCGACGGGCCTGCCCGACGACTACTCCTGGAACGCCCACACGCTGAGTGAGGCCGCTGCGCAGGGCGTGCCGGGCGCGTGGGTGGCCCGGGTCGGTCTGGCCCTCCTGGGAGCGGGCGTGCTCGTGCTGGCCGGGTGGGCCGACCGCTGGGGGCCCGGGGGACGAGTGCTGCACGGCCTGTTCGGCGGGTGTCTGGTCGCCTCGGCCGTCCTTCCGACGCGCTCGTGGGTCAAGACTGCCGCGTTCGACCCCACGCTCGACACGCTGCACTCGATCGCGGCCACGGTCATGGGTTTCGCATTCGCCTTCGGAGTCGTCACCGTAGCCGTGGCGCAGCGACGGCGACGGGCCCTCGACGTTGCCTCCGTGGCCGCATCGGTACTGCTGCCGCTCGGCATGATGGTGGTGCCTGAGCTGGCGGGCCTCCTGCAACGGGCGATGTTCGGGACGGCCTATCTCTGGTTCGGGTCGGAGCTGGTCAGCAGACCGCCCGAGTCGCCTCCATGA
- the hemL gene encoding glutamate-1-semialdehyde 2,1-aminomutase: protein MTQTTTRSEALFDRARAVTPGGVNSPVRAFGGVGGVPRFIERAEGAWLIDVDGNRYVDLICSWGPMILGHAHPDVLAAVTEAAQRGFSFGTPSENEVVLAAEVVDRVEPLEQVRLVSSGTEATMSALRLARGATGRSVIVKFAGCYHGHVDALLAQAGSGVATFALPDSAGVPASAAGETVVLPYNDLAAVEELFAARGEEIAAVITEAAPGNMGIVPPAPGFTEGLRRVTAAHGALLISDEVMTGFRSSRSGWYGHETGPDGAHPGGYEGGAPDLFTFGKVMGGGFPAAAFGGRADLMAKLAPEGPVYQAGTLSGNPVATAAGIATLRACTPQLYPRLEATATRIADAASAALSAEGVAHRVQWAGSMFSIFFRDGEVRSFADAQQQDTSAYGRFFHAMLEGGVHLPPSAFEAWFVSGAHDDTAVETILAALPAAAKAAAAG from the coding sequence ATGACGCAGACGACGACCCGATCCGAGGCCCTGTTCGACCGCGCCCGCGCCGTGACGCCCGGGGGAGTCAACTCCCCGGTGCGCGCCTTCGGCGGGGTCGGTGGCGTCCCGAGGTTCATCGAGCGAGCCGAGGGAGCTTGGCTGATCGATGTCGACGGCAACCGCTACGTCGACCTCATCTGCTCGTGGGGGCCGATGATCCTCGGTCACGCCCACCCCGACGTCCTCGCGGCCGTGACCGAGGCCGCACAGCGTGGTTTCTCCTTCGGGACGCCGAGCGAGAACGAGGTCGTGCTGGCCGCCGAGGTGGTCGACCGCGTCGAGCCGCTCGAGCAGGTCCGACTCGTCTCCTCCGGGACCGAGGCGACGATGTCGGCCCTGCGCCTCGCGCGGGGAGCGACCGGTCGTTCGGTCATCGTGAAGTTCGCCGGCTGCTACCACGGTCACGTCGACGCCCTTCTCGCGCAGGCCGGTTCGGGGGTGGCGACCTTCGCGCTGCCCGACTCCGCCGGCGTCCCCGCCTCGGCGGCGGGCGAGACGGTCGTGCTGCCCTACAACGATCTCGCCGCCGTCGAGGAGCTCTTCGCCGCCCGGGGTGAGGAGATCGCCGCGGTCATCACCGAGGCGGCACCCGGCAACATGGGCATCGTCCCGCCCGCACCCGGCTTCACGGAGGGGTTGCGTCGGGTGACGGCCGCCCACGGCGCGCTGCTCATCAGCGACGAGGTCATGACCGGCTTCCGCTCCAGCCGGTCGGGCTGGTACGGCCACGAGACCGGCCCCGACGGCGCGCACCCCGGAGGGTACGAGGGGGGCGCGCCCGATCTCTTCACCTTCGGCAAGGTCATGGGTGGTGGCTTCCCGGCCGCGGCCTTCGGCGGTCGGGCCGATCTCATGGCGAAGCTCGCTCCCGAGGGGCCCGTCTACCAGGCCGGGACCCTCTCGGGCAACCCCGTCGCGACGGCTGCCGGGATCGCGACGCTGCGCGCCTGCACCCCGCAGCTCTACCCCCGCCTCGAGGCCACGGCCACTCGCATCGCCGACGCCGCCTCGGCCGCGCTGTCCGCGGAGGGGGTGGCGCACCGCGTCCAGTGGGCCGGGTCGATGTTCTCGATCTTCTTCCGTGACGGCGAGGTGCGGTCCTTCGCCGATGCCCAGCAGCAGGACACGTCGGCGTACGGTCGCTTCTTCCACGCGATGCTCGAGGGTGGTGTGCACCTGCCGCCGAGCGCCTTCGAGGCGTGGTTCGTCTCCGGCGCCCACGACGACACGGCCGTCGAGACGATCCTGGCGGCCCTCCCCGCCGCTGCGAAGGCCGCCGCGGCCGGCTGA
- a CDS encoding MarR family winged helix-turn-helix transcriptional regulator has protein sequence MSGTNWLDAQQQQHWRAYLRGTRLLERALVDDLAPYKMQLTEYELLSMLSESPGQRTRMSHLADDIVQSRSRVTHTAARLEKRGWVERCRASDDGRGVEIVLTDAGRTILDELAGVHVESVRKHLVDVLTPEQFTALGEAMAAVRDRLAPEHHEIGLDDQA, from the coding sequence GTGAGCGGGACGAACTGGCTGGATGCGCAGCAGCAGCAGCACTGGCGCGCCTACCTGCGCGGCACGCGTCTGCTCGAGCGGGCGCTGGTCGACGACCTGGCGCCGTACAAGATGCAGCTGACCGAGTACGAGCTGCTGTCGATGCTCTCCGAGTCCCCCGGGCAGCGCACCCGCATGTCCCACCTCGCCGACGACATCGTGCAGTCGCGCTCGCGGGTGACCCACACCGCCGCGCGGCTGGAGAAGCGCGGCTGGGTCGAGCGCTGCCGGGCCTCGGACGACGGGCGTGGTGTCGAGATCGTGCTCACCGACGCCGGTCGCACGATCCTCGACGAGCTCGCCGGCGTCCACGTGGAGTCGGTGCGCAAGCACCTCGTCGACGTCCTCACCCCCGAGCAGTTCACCGCGCTGGGCGAGGCGATGGCCGCGGTGCGTGACCGGCTGGCGCCCGAGCACCACGAGATCGGCCTGGACGACCAGGCCTGA
- the hemB gene encoding porphobilinogen synthase — protein sequence MRPRRLRGSAPLRRLVAETRLHPADLVLPVFVREGVDAPVPISSMPGTVQHTVDSLVEEARVCVAAGIGGIMLFGVPQTKDDCGSGADDPEGILNVATRAVVDAVGDELVVMTDLCLDEFTDHGHCGVLTTDRAGRTVVDNDATLTRYADMALAQAAAGAHVLGLSGMMDGQVAHVRAALDAAGYTDTLVLAYAAKYTSALYGPFREAVQSSLTGDRATYQQDPANAVEALREVELDLAEGADIVMVKPAQPHLDVLAATAQISTVPVAAYQISGEYAQIVAAADRGWIDRDAAVLESLLHIKRAGAQMILTYFALEVAGRL from the coding sequence GTGCGGCCGCGGCGACTGCGGGGCAGCGCCCCCCTTCGTCGTCTCGTCGCGGAGACGCGGCTGCACCCGGCCGACCTGGTCCTGCCCGTCTTCGTCCGTGAGGGCGTCGACGCGCCGGTGCCGATCTCCTCCATGCCGGGCACGGTGCAGCACACCGTCGACTCCCTCGTGGAGGAGGCGCGGGTGTGCGTGGCCGCCGGTATCGGCGGGATCATGCTCTTCGGCGTGCCGCAGACCAAGGACGACTGCGGCTCCGGTGCCGATGACCCCGAGGGGATCCTCAACGTCGCCACCCGGGCGGTCGTCGACGCGGTCGGTGACGAGCTCGTCGTCATGACCGACCTGTGCCTCGACGAGTTCACCGACCACGGTCACTGCGGGGTGCTCACGACCGACCGGGCGGGGCGCACGGTGGTGGACAACGACGCCACCCTCACCCGCTACGCGGACATGGCGCTCGCCCAGGCCGCCGCCGGAGCCCACGTCCTCGGCCTCTCCGGGATGATGGACGGGCAGGTCGCCCACGTGCGCGCTGCGCTCGATGCCGCCGGGTACACCGACACCCTCGTGCTCGCCTACGCCGCGAAGTACACCTCCGCGCTGTACGGCCCCTTCCGCGAGGCCGTGCAGTCCTCGCTCACCGGTGACCGGGCGACCTACCAGCAGGACCCGGCCAATGCCGTCGAGGCCCTGCGCGAGGTCGAGCTCGACCTCGCCGAGGGCGCCGACATCGTCATGGTCAAGCCCGCCCAGCCGCACCTGGACGTCCTCGCCGCCACGGCGCAGATCTCCACCGTGCCGGTCGCGGCCTACCAGATCTCCGGTGAGTACGCGCAGATCGTCGCCGCCGCCGACCGCGGCTGGATCGACCGTGACGCCGCCGTGCTCGAGTCGCTCCTCCACATCAAGCGGGCCGGAGCCCAGATGATCCTCACGTACTTCGCACTCGAGGTGGCGGGACGACTGTGA
- a CDS encoding uroporphyrinogen-III synthase, with translation MTPQRSTANATTAARRPARVAFVGAGPGDASLMTVASVELLARADAVITDQLTNEEIVASMTGEDVEIVDASHGEHGQQLTHASRAKLVVKTAKAHKGGLVVRLMDGDPATFNGLAEEAAALAKADIDFDVVPGVSAVSAVPSYAGVPLTNRSTGALHVVSVSGSKRPDLSASVRDDVTLVLLGLPEHLVPAFADLLANGRDGDTPVALTQGGTTTSQVTHGTTLAEAADAVVGLEVPTLAIVGPTVAMRSTLSWFETKPLYGWNVLIPRTKDQAGPMTKQLLGHGATSEVVPTISVEPPRTPQAVERAVRGLVTGRYQWIGFTSVNAVKAIREKFEEFGLDARAFSGLKIAAVGGVTADALREWGIEPDLVPTGEMSARGLLEEWPPYDEVLDPIDRVFLPRADIATDTLVAGLQEMGWQVDDVTAYRTVRATPPPAPTRDAIKQGAFDAVVFTSSSTVRNLVGIAGKPHPSTVIACIGPATVKTAEEAGLRVDVMAPEATGASLVEALAEHGRKLVTAAIEAGEEPQRPSARRKKAATRRTKAKG, from the coding sequence GTGACCCCCCAGCGCTCGACCGCAAACGCCACCACCGCAGCACGCCGACCGGCCCGAGTCGCCTTCGTCGGCGCCGGACCGGGTGACGCATCACTGATGACCGTCGCCTCCGTCGAGCTGCTCGCGCGCGCCGATGCCGTCATCACCGACCAGCTGACCAACGAGGAGATCGTCGCCTCGATGACCGGGGAGGACGTCGAGATCGTCGACGCCAGCCACGGTGAGCACGGCCAGCAACTGACCCACGCCTCGCGCGCCAAGCTCGTCGTCAAGACCGCCAAGGCGCACAAGGGCGGCCTCGTCGTGAGACTCATGGACGGCGACCCGGCGACCTTCAACGGCCTCGCCGAGGAGGCCGCCGCCCTCGCCAAGGCGGACATCGACTTCGACGTCGTGCCCGGCGTCTCCGCCGTGAGCGCCGTGCCCTCCTACGCCGGCGTGCCGCTGACGAACCGCTCGACCGGTGCCCTGCACGTCGTGAGCGTCTCCGGGTCCAAGCGCCCGGACCTCTCGGCCTCCGTGCGCGACGACGTCACGCTCGTGCTGCTCGGTCTGCCCGAGCACCTCGTCCCGGCCTTCGCCGACCTGCTGGCCAACGGCCGTGACGGCGACACGCCCGTCGCACTGACCCAGGGTGGGACCACCACCTCGCAGGTCACCCACGGGACGACCCTCGCCGAGGCCGCCGATGCCGTCGTCGGGCTCGAGGTGCCGACGCTGGCGATCGTCGGTCCGACCGTGGCCATGCGCAGCACGCTGTCCTGGTTCGAGACCAAGCCGCTCTACGGCTGGAACGTCCTCATCCCGAGGACGAAGGACCAGGCCGGCCCGATGACCAAGCAGCTGCTCGGCCACGGGGCGACGAGTGAGGTCGTGCCGACGATCAGCGTCGAGCCGCCCCGCACCCCCCAGGCCGTCGAGCGCGCGGTGCGCGGCCTCGTCACGGGCCGCTACCAGTGGATCGGATTCACCTCGGTCAACGCCGTGAAGGCGATCCGGGAGAAGTTCGAGGAGTTCGGCCTGGACGCGCGCGCGTTCTCGGGGCTGAAGATCGCCGCGGTCGGCGGCGTCACGGCCGACGCCCTGCGTGAGTGGGGGATCGAGCCCGACCTCGTGCCGACCGGGGAGATGTCCGCCCGCGGCCTGCTCGAGGAGTGGCCGCCCTACGACGAGGTCCTCGACCCGATCGACCGCGTCTTCCTGCCCCGTGCCGACATCGCGACCGACACCCTCGTGGCCGGCCTGCAGGAGATGGGCTGGCAGGTCGACGACGTCACCGCGTACCGCACGGTGCGTGCCACCCCGCCGCCCGCGCCGACGCGGGACGCGATCAAGCAGGGTGCCTTCGACGCCGTCGTCTTCACCTCCTCCTCCACGGTGCGCAACCTCGTCGGCATCGCCGGCAAGCCGCACCCGTCCACGGTCATCGCCTGCATCGGCCCGGCCACCGTCAAGACCGCGGAGGAGGCCGGCCTGCGGGTCGACGTCATGGCCCCCGAGGCCACCGGCGCGAGCCTCGTCGAGGCCCTGGCCGAGCACGGTCGCAAGCTGGTCACCGCGGCCATCGAAGCGGGTGAGGAGCCCCAGCGCCCGAGTGCCCGCCGCAAGAAGGCGGCGACGCGCCGCACGAAGGCGAAGGGGTGA